In a genomic window of Punica granatum isolate Tunisia-2019 chromosome 6, ASM765513v2, whole genome shotgun sequence:
- the LOC116211736 gene encoding beta-glucosidase 11-like isoform X1, with protein MWKLCELLLVWASFLAAEVSGADRHSRHDFPSDFVFGAGTSAYQVEGAANEDGRTPSIFDTYAHSGLTHGANGDVACDQYHKYKEDVQLMVETGLEAYRFSISWSRLIPNGRGPVNPKGLQYYNHLIDELISHGVQPHVTLHHADLPQALEDEYGGWINRKIVKDFTVYAEVCFREFGDRIRHWTTFNEANVFVLAGYDSGILPPQRCSFPFGLVNCSQGNSSIEPYLAAHNILLAHASAARTYKNIYQAKNMLTYQSKQVPELQNFYACIEEIVISLFLFLMQERQKGYIGFNIFAYHFSPFTNSTEDIIATQRAYDFYFGWLADPLVYGDYPETMKKNAGPRIPSFTPLESKLVKGSFDFLGINFYDAVKVMDNSRSLDVTLRDYQADTALELKFQQKNSSLFELKPWALQGVLEYIKQTYGNPPIYIHENGQMMPRNATLEDVPRVELLQGYIGALLDSLRNGSNARGYFTWSFMDVFELLDGYDSGFGLYYVDLDDPDLKRYPKHSAHWYSQFLKGGRVDLGSESSIELRQNLTTISPSTVIE; from the exons ATGTGGAAGCTATGTGAACTTCTGCTGGTTTGGGCAAGTTTTTTGGCAGCCGAAGTTTCGGGGGCTGATCGGCATAGCCGGCACGACTTCCCTTCCGACTTCGTGTTTGGTGCAGGAACCTCTGCTTATCAG GTTGAAGGTGCGGCGAATGAAGATGGAAGGACACCGAGTATATTCGACACTTATGCCCACTCTG GGCTTACCCATGGAGCCAATGGCGATGTAGCATGTGATCAATACCACAAGTACAAG GAAGATGTGCAACTCATGGTGGAAACAGGCCTAGAAGCATATAGATTCTCCATCTCGTGGTCACGGCTTATTCCAA ATGGGAGAGGGCCTGTCAACCCAAAGGGCTTGCAATACTACAACCACCTCATCGACGAACTGATCAGCCACG GAGTTCAACCTCACGTGACATTACATCATGCCGATCTCCCGCAGGCATTAGAAGATGAGTATGGAGGGTGGATAAATCGGAAAATAGT GAAGGACTTTACCGTGTATGCGGAAGTATGTTTCAGAGAGTTCGGCGACAGAATTCGGCATTGGACAACTTTTAACGAGGCAAACGTGTTCGTGTTGGCGGGTTATGATAGCGGGATCCTGCCACCTCAGCGATGCTCCTTCCCTTTTGGATTAGTCAATTGTTCGCAGGGCAACTCTTCCATCGAACCATACTTGGCGGCTCACAATATCCTTCTAGCTCATGCATCAGCTGCAAGAACCTACAAGAACATATACCAGGCAAAGAACATGCTAACTTACCAGTCAAAACAAGTTCCTGAACTTCAAAATTTCTATGCTTGTATTGAAGAAATTGTCATTTCTTTATTTCTGTTCCTGATGCAGGAAAGGCAAAAGGGATACATTGGGTTTAACATCTTCGCTTATcatttttctccattcaccAACTCAACTGAAGACATCATTGCGACTCAAAGAGcctatgatttttatttcggTTG GTTGGCAGATCCCCTTGTTTATGGGGACTATCCTGAGACCATGAAGAAGAATGCGGGGCCAAGAATCCCTTCCTTCACGCCTCTCGAGTCCAAACTAGTCAAGGGTTCGTTTGATTTTCTCGGGATAAACTTCTACGACGCTGTGAAAGTCATGGATAATTCTCGGAGCTTAGACGTGACACTAAGGGACTATCAAGCAGACACAGCATTAGAGCTAAAAT TTCAGCAGAAGAACTCGTCATTGTTCGAG TTGAAACCGTGGGCTCTGCAAGGCGTGCTGGAGTACATCAAGCAAACTTATGGAAACCCTCCAATTTATATCCACGAAAATG GACAAATGATGCCACGGAACGCGACGCTGGAGGATGTGCCAAGGGTTGAATTGCTGCAAGGATACATCGGAGCTCTGCTTGATAGCCTCAG GAATGGATCAAACGCGAGGGGCTACTTCACGTGGTCGTTCATGGATGTGTTCGAACTCTTAGACGGGTATGACTCAGGTTTTGGGCTGTACTATGTGGATCTTGACGACCCGGATCTGAAAAGATACCCCAAACACTCTGCTCACTGGTATTCCCAATTCCTCAAGGGAGGAAGGGTGGACCTGGGCTCGGAAAGCTCAATCGAACTTCGGCAAAATTTAACGACGATTTCTCCCAGTACTGTCATCGAGTAA
- the LOC116211736 gene encoding beta-glucosidase 11-like isoform X4, with amino-acid sequence MWKLCELLLVWASFLAAEVSGADRHSRHDFPSDFVFGAGTSAYQVEGAANEDGRTPSIFDTYAHSGLTHGANGDVACDQYHKYKEDVQLMVETGLEAYRFSISWSRLIPNGRGPVNPKGLQYYNHLIDELISHGVQPHVTLHHADLPQALEDEYGGWINRKIVKDFTVYAEVCFREFGDRIRHWTTFNEANVFVLAGYDSGILPPQRCSFPFGLVNCSQGNSSIEPYLAAHNILLAHASAARTYKNIYQERQKGYIGFNIFAYHFSPFTNSTEDIIATQRAYDFYFGWLADPLVYGDYPETMKKNAGPRIPSFTPLESKLVKGSFDFLGINFYDAVKVMDNSRSLDVTLRDYQADTALELKFQQKNSSLFELKPWALQGVLEYIKQTYGNPPIYIHENGQMMPRNATLEDVPRVELLQGYIGALLDSLRNGSNARGYFTWSFMDVFELLDGYDSGFGLYYVDLDDPDLKRYPKHSAHWYSQFLKGGRVDLGSESSIELRQNLTTISPSTVIE; translated from the exons ATGTGGAAGCTATGTGAACTTCTGCTGGTTTGGGCAAGTTTTTTGGCAGCCGAAGTTTCGGGGGCTGATCGGCATAGCCGGCACGACTTCCCTTCCGACTTCGTGTTTGGTGCAGGAACCTCTGCTTATCAG GTTGAAGGTGCGGCGAATGAAGATGGAAGGACACCGAGTATATTCGACACTTATGCCCACTCTG GGCTTACCCATGGAGCCAATGGCGATGTAGCATGTGATCAATACCACAAGTACAAG GAAGATGTGCAACTCATGGTGGAAACAGGCCTAGAAGCATATAGATTCTCCATCTCGTGGTCACGGCTTATTCCAA ATGGGAGAGGGCCTGTCAACCCAAAGGGCTTGCAATACTACAACCACCTCATCGACGAACTGATCAGCCACG GAGTTCAACCTCACGTGACATTACATCATGCCGATCTCCCGCAGGCATTAGAAGATGAGTATGGAGGGTGGATAAATCGGAAAATAGT GAAGGACTTTACCGTGTATGCGGAAGTATGTTTCAGAGAGTTCGGCGACAGAATTCGGCATTGGACAACTTTTAACGAGGCAAACGTGTTCGTGTTGGCGGGTTATGATAGCGGGATCCTGCCACCTCAGCGATGCTCCTTCCCTTTTGGATTAGTCAATTGTTCGCAGGGCAACTCTTCCATCGAACCATACTTGGCGGCTCACAATATCCTTCTAGCTCATGCATCAGCTGCAAGAACCTACAAGAACATATACCAG GAAAGGCAAAAGGGATACATTGGGTTTAACATCTTCGCTTATcatttttctccattcaccAACTCAACTGAAGACATCATTGCGACTCAAAGAGcctatgatttttatttcggTTG GTTGGCAGATCCCCTTGTTTATGGGGACTATCCTGAGACCATGAAGAAGAATGCGGGGCCAAGAATCCCTTCCTTCACGCCTCTCGAGTCCAAACTAGTCAAGGGTTCGTTTGATTTTCTCGGGATAAACTTCTACGACGCTGTGAAAGTCATGGATAATTCTCGGAGCTTAGACGTGACACTAAGGGACTATCAAGCAGACACAGCATTAGAGCTAAAAT TTCAGCAGAAGAACTCGTCATTGTTCGAG TTGAAACCGTGGGCTCTGCAAGGCGTGCTGGAGTACATCAAGCAAACTTATGGAAACCCTCCAATTTATATCCACGAAAATG GACAAATGATGCCACGGAACGCGACGCTGGAGGATGTGCCAAGGGTTGAATTGCTGCAAGGATACATCGGAGCTCTGCTTGATAGCCTCAG GAATGGATCAAACGCGAGGGGCTACTTCACGTGGTCGTTCATGGATGTGTTCGAACTCTTAGACGGGTATGACTCAGGTTTTGGGCTGTACTATGTGGATCTTGACGACCCGGATCTGAAAAGATACCCCAAACACTCTGCTCACTGGTATTCCCAATTCCTCAAGGGAGGAAGGGTGGACCTGGGCTCGGAAAGCTCAATCGAACTTCGGCAAAATTTAACGACGATTTCTCCCAGTACTGTCATCGAGTAA
- the LOC116209801 gene encoding probable serine/threonine-protein kinase PBL2 isoform X1 yields MGGCLGKPAKCAHASSNKFSEITRPPSKAKQDSASSGPGSALISSEKLILGPKARTLVCNNLKSFNFNELRAAAKNFRPDSLLGEGGFGCVFKGWIDENTLGPTKPGTGIAVAIKKLKPESFQGHREWLAEVNYLGQLHHENLVKLIGYCSESENRLLVYEFMAKGSLENHLFRKGVQPIPWTIRMKIAVGVAHGLSILHGLDANVIHRDLKASNILLDSDYNAKLSDFGLARDGPTGDKTHVSTRVVGTRGYAAPEYVATGHLTPKSDVYSFGVVLLELLSGRRAMDDERGGGYVGETLVEWATPFLSDGKRMVRVMDTRLGGQYSKKEAQATAALALQCLSLDPKSRPLMVDALATLEQLQTVKGVPGTPPSVLNHRGTGHTGPARRAAYSR; encoded by the exons ATGGGAGGTTGCCTGGGAAAGCCTGCAAAGTGTGCCCATGCTTCTTCCAACAAGTTCTCTG AGATTACCAGGCCTCCTAGTAAGGCCAAGCAGGATTCCGCCTCCTCGGGTCCAGGATCAGCTCTGATAAGCTCAGAGAAACTGATCCTAGGCCCCAAAGCTAGGACACTGGTCTGTAACAATCTCAAGTCATTTAACTTCAACGAACTGAGAGCTGCCGCCAAGAACTTCCGCCCTGATAGCCTTCTCGGGGAAGGAGGTTTCGGGTGTGTCTTCAAAGGGTGGATCGACGAGAACACATTAGGGCCCACGAAACCTGGGACTGGGATCGCCGTGGCAATAAAGAAGCTCAAGCCAGAGAGCTTTCAAGGCCACAGGGAATGGCTC GCCGAAGTCAACTACCTGGGTCAGCTCCACCATGAAAATCTCGTAAAACTTATAGGCTACTGCTCGGAGTCGGAGAATAGGCTTCTTGTCTACGAGTTTATGGCCAAAGGAAGTCTCGAGAACCACTTGTTCAGAA AAGGGGTCCAACCTATTCCTTGGACAATTCGGATGAAGATCGCCGTAGGTGTTGCTCATGGATTGTCCATTCTACATGGTTTAGATGCAAATGTGATCCACCGTGACTTGAAAGCTTCCAATATTTTACTCGATTCG GATTATAATGCCAAGCTCTCGGACTTTGGTTTGGCAAGAGATGGCCCCACTGGAGATAAAACTCATGTCTCGACACGAGTTGTGGGAACTCGGGGTTATGCAGCTCCTGAATATGTTGCGACAG GTCACTTGACACCGAAGAGTGATGTGTACAGCTTTGGAGTTGTCCTGCTGGAACTACTCTCAGGGAGACGGGCAATGGATGATGAGAGAGGAGGCGGCTATGTGGGAGAGACACTCGTAGAATGGGCAACTCCGTTTTTAAGTGACGGAAAGCGAATGGTAAGGGTTATGGACACGAGGCTCGGGGGCCAGTACTCCAAGAAGGAAGCTCAAGCCACAGCAGCACTGGCACTGCAGTGCCTCAGTTTGGATCCCAAGAGCCGGCCCCTCATGGTTGATGCATTGGCCACTCTCGAGCAGCTCCAGACAGTGAAAGGAGTCCCGGGAACCCCACCTTCAGTCCTGAATCACCGAGGGACAGGGCATACTGGCCCAGCTCGCCGGGCAGCATATTCCCGATGA
- the LOC116209801 gene encoding probable serine/threonine-protein kinase PBL2 isoform X2, with amino-acid sequence MGGCLGKPAKCAHASSNKFSEITRPPSKAKQDSASSGPGSALISSEKLILGPKARTLVCNNLKSFNFNELRAAAKNFRPDSLLGEGGFGCVFKGWIDENTLGPTKPGTGIAVAIKKLKPESFQGHREWLAEVNYLGQLHHENLVKLIGYCSESENRLLVYEFMAKGSLENHLFRRVQPIPWTIRMKIAVGVAHGLSILHGLDANVIHRDLKASNILLDSDYNAKLSDFGLARDGPTGDKTHVSTRVVGTRGYAAPEYVATGHLTPKSDVYSFGVVLLELLSGRRAMDDERGGGYVGETLVEWATPFLSDGKRMVRVMDTRLGGQYSKKEAQATAALALQCLSLDPKSRPLMVDALATLEQLQTVKGVPGTPPSVLNHRGTGHTGPARRAAYSR; translated from the exons ATGGGAGGTTGCCTGGGAAAGCCTGCAAAGTGTGCCCATGCTTCTTCCAACAAGTTCTCTG AGATTACCAGGCCTCCTAGTAAGGCCAAGCAGGATTCCGCCTCCTCGGGTCCAGGATCAGCTCTGATAAGCTCAGAGAAACTGATCCTAGGCCCCAAAGCTAGGACACTGGTCTGTAACAATCTCAAGTCATTTAACTTCAACGAACTGAGAGCTGCCGCCAAGAACTTCCGCCCTGATAGCCTTCTCGGGGAAGGAGGTTTCGGGTGTGTCTTCAAAGGGTGGATCGACGAGAACACATTAGGGCCCACGAAACCTGGGACTGGGATCGCCGTGGCAATAAAGAAGCTCAAGCCAGAGAGCTTTCAAGGCCACAGGGAATGGCTC GCCGAAGTCAACTACCTGGGTCAGCTCCACCATGAAAATCTCGTAAAACTTATAGGCTACTGCTCGGAGTCGGAGAATAGGCTTCTTGTCTACGAGTTTATGGCCAAAGGAAGTCTCGAGAACCACTTGTTCAGAA GGGTCCAACCTATTCCTTGGACAATTCGGATGAAGATCGCCGTAGGTGTTGCTCATGGATTGTCCATTCTACATGGTTTAGATGCAAATGTGATCCACCGTGACTTGAAAGCTTCCAATATTTTACTCGATTCG GATTATAATGCCAAGCTCTCGGACTTTGGTTTGGCAAGAGATGGCCCCACTGGAGATAAAACTCATGTCTCGACACGAGTTGTGGGAACTCGGGGTTATGCAGCTCCTGAATATGTTGCGACAG GTCACTTGACACCGAAGAGTGATGTGTACAGCTTTGGAGTTGTCCTGCTGGAACTACTCTCAGGGAGACGGGCAATGGATGATGAGAGAGGAGGCGGCTATGTGGGAGAGACACTCGTAGAATGGGCAACTCCGTTTTTAAGTGACGGAAAGCGAATGGTAAGGGTTATGGACACGAGGCTCGGGGGCCAGTACTCCAAGAAGGAAGCTCAAGCCACAGCAGCACTGGCACTGCAGTGCCTCAGTTTGGATCCCAAGAGCCGGCCCCTCATGGTTGATGCATTGGCCACTCTCGAGCAGCTCCAGACAGTGAAAGGAGTCCCGGGAACCCCACCTTCAGTCCTGAATCACCGAGGGACAGGGCATACTGGCCCAGCTCGCCGGGCAGCATATTCCCGATGA